Proteins encoded by one window of Vigna radiata var. radiata cultivar VC1973A chromosome 5, Vradiata_ver6, whole genome shotgun sequence:
- the LOC106762172 gene encoding N-glycosylase/DNA lyase OGG1 isoform X1, which yields MQPLHLRPINVSLAAMTTKKRKRSPKLIPPTPSTPPTPQTQARHSLNTAKARAWAPLNLTQAELSLPLTFPTGQTFRWKNTAPLEYTGVVGPHLVTLKHLQNGDVCYCLHSHSHPEKAETALLDFLNAAVSLAGLWKAFSASDARFAALARHLSGARVLRQDPFECLIQFLCSSNNNIARITKMVDHVSSLGVHVGDVGGFQFHIFPSLEQLSSISEQQLRDAGFGYRAKYIIGTVNALRSKPGGGEEWLRSLRELDLPDVISALSTLPGVGPKVAACIALFSLDQHHAVPVDTHVWRIATKYLLPELAGSQLTPKLCNRVAEAFVTKYGKYAGWAQTLLFIAELPSQKAIIPSHLRTIKQRNPAKVEDGEEEVE from the exons ATGCAGCCGTTGCATCTGAGACCCATCAACGTCTCTCTTGCGGCCATGACCacgaagaagagaaaaagatccCCGAAACTGATCCCACCCACTCCCTCAACGCCCCCGACTCCCCAAACCCAGGCCCGTCATTCTCTCAACACCGCAAAAGCCCGGGCCTGGGCCCCTCTCAACTTGACCCAGGCCGAACTCTCTCTGCCACTCACCTTTCCCACGGGCCAAACCTTCCGCTGGAAAAACACCGCCCCTCTAGAATACACAGGCGTCGTTGGGCCCCACCTCGTAACCCTCAAACACCTCCAAAACGGCGACGTTTGCTACTGTCTCCACTCCCACTCTCACCCCGAAAAAGCCGAAACCGCCTTGCTAGATTTCCTTAACGCCGCCGTTTCTCTCGCCGGCTTATGGAAAGCGTTTTCCGCTTCCGATGCGAGGTTCGCGGCGCTAGCGCGCCACTTGAGCGGTGCGAGGGTGCTCCGGCAAGACCCTTTCGAGTGTTTGATTCAGTTTCTGTGCTCTTCCAATAACAACATTGCACGAATCACGAAGATGGTTGACCACGTGTCGTCCCTGGGAGTGCACGTGGGAGACGTTGGAGGGTTTCAGTTTCACATTTTCCCTTCTTTGGAGCAACTTTCCTCCATCTCAGAGCAACAACTCAGAGACGCGGGTTTCGGTTACAG AGCTAAATATATAATCGGAACGGTTAATGCTTTGCGATCAAAACCTGGTGGAGGCGAAGAGTGGCTTCGTTCTCTGCGTGAGCTGGATCTTCCAGATGTTATATCTGCTCTTTCTACGTTACCTGGTGTGGGCCCTAAAGTGGCTGCTTGCATTGCTCTCTTCTCGCTTGATCAACACCATGCCGTTCCTGTTGACACTCACGTTTGGCGG ATTGCCACCAAGTATCTCTTACCTGAGCTTGCAGGTTCGCAGTTGACACCAAAGCTCTGTAATCGTGTTGCAGAGGCATTTGTTACCAAGTATGGTAAATATGCCGGGTGGGCACAGACTCTATTGTTCATAGCTGAATTACCTTCACAGAAGGCCATCATACCTTCACATTTGAGGACTATCAAACAACGGAATCCTGCAAAGGTAGAAGATGGCGAAGAAGAAGTTG AGTGA
- the LOC106762171 gene encoding beta-galactosidase 16 encodes MVKVWWWRRCFPFAFILTAFIGGAYGGNVTYDGRSLIIDGEHRILFSGSIHYPRSTPQMWPNLIAKAKEGGLDVIQTYVFWNLHEPQQGQYNFRGRRNIVRFIKEIQAQGLYVTLRIGPYIESECTYGGLPIWLHDIPGIVFRSDNEQFKFHMQRFATKIVNVMKSANLYVSQGGPIILSQIENEYGNVEGAFHEKGLSYIRWAAQMAVGLQTGVPWVMCKQDNAPDPVINTCNGMQCGTTFKGPNSPNKPSLWTENWTSFYQVFGGVPYIRSAEDIAYNVALFIAKRGSYVNYYMYHGGTNFDRIASAFVTTSYYDEAPLDEYGLVRQPKWGHLKELHAAIKSCSKSLLYGTQTSFSLGSRQNAYVFKSNSTECAAFLENNEDRTVTVQLQNISYQLPPKSISILPDCKNVAFNTAKVRTQNDRSMKSYLRFNSAEKWKVYKEAIPSFDDTSLRANTLLDQISTAKDTSDYMWYTFRFNDNSPNAQSILSAYSQGHVLHTFINGNLVGSAHGSHRNASFVMENKLNLIKGMNNISFLSATVGLPNSGAYLEHKVAGLSRVKVQGQDITNQAWGYQVGLLGEKLQIYTASGSSKVQWERFQSSTKPLTWYKTTFDAPEGNDPIVLNLESMGKGYTWINGQGIGRYWVSFQTPRGTPSQKWYHIPRSLLKSTGNLLVLLEEETGNPLEITLDTVYITSQ; translated from the exons ATGGTGAAGGTGTGGTGGTGGAGACGGTGTTTTCCGTTCGCTTTCATTTTAACGGCGTTTATTGGTGGCGCATATGGTGGCAATGTCACCTACGACGGAAGATCCTTAATCATTGATGGAGAGCATAGAATCCTATTCTCCGGTTCAATTCATTATCCTCGCAGCACTCCTCAG ATGTGGCCTAATTTAATTGCGAAAGCTAAGGAAGGTGGATTAGATGTCATACAAACTTACGTGTTTTGGAACCTTCACGAACCTCAACAAGGCCAG TATAACTTTAGAGGAAGGCGTAATATAGTGAGATTCATTAAGGAAATTCAAGCACAGGGTTTATATGTAACCCTCAGAATTGGACCATACATTGAGAGTGAATGCACATACGG GGGTCTACCAATTTGGTTACATGATATTCCGGGTATCGTATTCAGATCTGACAATGAGCAATTCAAG TTTCACATGCAAAGGTTCGCTACGAAAATAGTCAACGTGATGAAATCGGCTAATCTTTATGTTTCACAAGGAGGACCTATCATACTATCACAG ATTGAGAACGAATATGGGAACGTTGAAGGGGCGTTTCACGAGAAAGGACTATCTTATATTCGTTGGGCTGCCCAGATGGCCGTGGGACTCCAAACTGGCGTGCCTTGGGTGATGTGCAAGCAAGATAATGCTCCTGATCCCGTG ATCAACACATGCAATGGCATGCAGTGCGGGACAACTTTTAAGGGGCCTAACTCACCTAACAAGCCTTCACTCTGGACAGAGAACTGGACAAGTTT ttaccAAGTGTTTGGTGGAGTACCATATATAAGATCGGCTGAAGACATTGCGTACAATGTTGCTCTGTTCATTGCAAAGAGAGGGAGCTATGTAAATTACTACATG TACCATGGAGGAACCAATTTCGACAGGATAGCCTCCGCTTTCGTAACGACATCCTATTATGACGAAGCTCCACTGGATGAATATG GTTTGGTTAGACAACCAAAATGGGGCCATCTTAAGGAGCTACATGCAGCAATCAAGTCATGTTCAAAATCTCTACTTTATGGTACTCAAACTAGCTTCAGCTTGGGCTCACGACAAAAC GCTTATGTTTTCAAAAGTAACTCAACAGAATGTGCTGCCTTCCTGGAAAATAATGAAGATCGAACTGTCACAGTTCAATTGCAAAATATTTCATACCAGCTACCACCCAAATCAATCAGTATTCTACCAGACTGCAAGAATGTGGCCTTTAACACTGCCAAG GTACGCACACAAAATGACAGATCAATGAAGTCATATTTACGGTTCAATTCAGCAGAAAAATGGAAAGTGTACAAAGAAGCCATCCCGAGCTTTGACGATACTTCATTAAGAGCAAATACACTGTTGGATCAAATCAGCACAGCAAAAGATACATCTGACTATATGTGGTACACATTCAG GTTTAATGACAATTCTCCTAATGCTCAATCCATTCTAAGTGCATACAGCCAAGGACATGTTTTGCATACCTTCATCAACGGAAATTTAGTAG GTTCTGCTCACGGAAGTCACAGAAATGCGTCTTTTGTCATGGAAAACAAACTCAATCTCATAAAAGGGATGAACAATATTTCTTTCCTCAGTGCAACAGTTGGACTGCCG AACTCAGGAGCATATCTAGAGCACAAAGTCGCCGGTTTAAGTAGAGTGAAAGTTCAAGGCCAAGATATCACTAATCAAGCATGGGGATATCAG GTTGGTTTGTTGGGAGAAAAATTGCAAATCTACACAGCTAGTGGATCAAGTAAAGTTCAATGGGAAAGGTTTCAAAGCTCAACGAAGCCACTCACATGGTATAAG ACCACATTTGATGCACCAGAGGGAAACGATCCGATAGTGCTTAACCTTGAGTCCATGGGAAAGGGTTATACTTGGATTAATGGCCAAGGTATAGGCCGATATTGGGTATCGTTCCAAACGCCACGGGGAACACCTTCGCAGAAATG GTATCACATACCCCGATCCCTCCTAAAATCTACAGGGAATCTACTAGTTCTGCTAGAAGAAGAAACTGGGAACCCACTTGAAATCACTCTGGACACAGTTTACATCACATCACAGTAA
- the LOC106762172 gene encoding N-glycosylase/DNA lyase OGG1 isoform X2 yields the protein MQPLHLRPINVSLAAMTTKKRKRSPKLIPPTPSTPPTPQTQARHSLNTAKARAWAPLNLTQAELSLPLTFPTGQTFRWKNTAPLEYTGVVGPHLVTLKHLQNGDVCYCLHSHSHPEKAETALLDFLNAAVSLAGLWKAFSASDARFAALARHLSGARVLRQDPFECLIQFLCSSNNNIARITKMVDHVSSLGVHVGDVGGFQFHIFPSLEQLSSISEQQLRDAGFGYRAKYIIGTVNALRSKPGGGEEWLRSLRELDLPDVISALSTLPGVGPKVAACIALFSLDQHHAVPVDTHVWRVRS from the exons ATGCAGCCGTTGCATCTGAGACCCATCAACGTCTCTCTTGCGGCCATGACCacgaagaagagaaaaagatccCCGAAACTGATCCCACCCACTCCCTCAACGCCCCCGACTCCCCAAACCCAGGCCCGTCATTCTCTCAACACCGCAAAAGCCCGGGCCTGGGCCCCTCTCAACTTGACCCAGGCCGAACTCTCTCTGCCACTCACCTTTCCCACGGGCCAAACCTTCCGCTGGAAAAACACCGCCCCTCTAGAATACACAGGCGTCGTTGGGCCCCACCTCGTAACCCTCAAACACCTCCAAAACGGCGACGTTTGCTACTGTCTCCACTCCCACTCTCACCCCGAAAAAGCCGAAACCGCCTTGCTAGATTTCCTTAACGCCGCCGTTTCTCTCGCCGGCTTATGGAAAGCGTTTTCCGCTTCCGATGCGAGGTTCGCGGCGCTAGCGCGCCACTTGAGCGGTGCGAGGGTGCTCCGGCAAGACCCTTTCGAGTGTTTGATTCAGTTTCTGTGCTCTTCCAATAACAACATTGCACGAATCACGAAGATGGTTGACCACGTGTCGTCCCTGGGAGTGCACGTGGGAGACGTTGGAGGGTTTCAGTTTCACATTTTCCCTTCTTTGGAGCAACTTTCCTCCATCTCAGAGCAACAACTCAGAGACGCGGGTTTCGGTTACAG AGCTAAATATATAATCGGAACGGTTAATGCTTTGCGATCAAAACCTGGTGGAGGCGAAGAGTGGCTTCGTTCTCTGCGTGAGCTGGATCTTCCAGATGTTATATCTGCTCTTTCTACGTTACCTGGTGTGGGCCCTAAAGTGGCTGCTTGCATTGCTCTCTTCTCGCTTGATCAACACCATGCCGTTCCTGTTGACACTCACGTTTGGCGG GTTCGCAGTTGA
- the LOC106761151 gene encoding BTB/POZ domain-containing protein At1g21780, with amino-acid sequence MGDKVETLGRLAQWKIDNFGLCSYKKSDPFKVGIWNWYFSIVRNKYFFIHLFPEPSTVSKNQPPFARFILRVSNAGSSRSFHISPVQEKLLRSHDDFVWPVETTFVGRYIIDVEFLDLKINGEETSSVWPPDENVQSIASQSSSIRGLSRMLEEAIHADLTIITADGSLRAHKAVLSASSPVFQSMFHHNLKEKESSTIHIEDMSLESCTVLLSFLYGTIKKKDFLKHRLALLGAANKYDIGGLKDICEESLLEGLHSRNVLDMLNEAWLYQLLKLKKGCFVLLFEFGKVHDMKDEMNNFLQHADRELMVEMFQELLSVSNPCIS; translated from the exons aTGGGCGATAAGGTGGAGACGCTTGGGAGATTAGCCCAGTGGAAAATCGACAACTTTGGACTTTGTTCCTACAAAAAATCTGACCCTTTCAAGGTCGGAATCTGGAACTG GTACTTTTCAATTGTGAGGAATAAGTACTTCTTCATACATCTTTTTCCGGAACCGTCTACGGTTTCTAAGAATCAACCACCGTTTGCTCGATTCATTCTTCGAGTCTCCAATGCTGGCTCATCTCGCAGCTTTCATATTTCCCCTG TTCAAGAAAAGCTGCTCAGGTCACATGATGACTTTGTCTGGCCTGTGGAAACTACTTTTGTTGGTCGCTACATCATTGATGTTGAGTTTCTAGACCTGAAGATAAAT GGAGAAGAAACTAGTTCTGTGTGGCCACCTGATGAAAATGTGCAATCCATCGCATCCCAAAGTAGCAGTATTCGTGGCCTCTCTCGCATGCTTGAAGAGGCTATACATGCAGACCTAACCATCATCACTGCTGATGGCTCATTGAGAGCTCATAAGGCAGTTCTCTCAGCAAGTTCTCCAGTGTTCCAGAGCATGTTTCATCACAACCTGAAGGAAAAAGAGTCTTCTACAATCCATATAGAAGACATGTCACTTGAATCCTGCACGGTTCTTCTTAGTTTCTTGTATGGAACAATCAAGAAAAAAGATTTCTTGAAACACCGGCTTGCATTACTCGGAGCTGCTAATAAATATGACATTGGTGGTCTCAAAGACATCTGTGAGGAAAGCCTTCTGGAAGGTCTTCACTCAAGAAATGTTCTTGACATGCTAAATGAGGCTTGGTTATATCAATTGCTCAAGTTAAAGAAAGGGTGTTTTGtgttattatttgaatttggtAAGGTACATGATATGAAGGatgaaatgaataattttttacaacatGCAGATAGGGAGCTAATGGTTGAGATGTTTCAGGAGTTGCTTTCAGTTTCGAACCCATGTATAAGTTAA